One genomic window of Muntiacus reevesi chromosome 4, mMunRee1.1, whole genome shotgun sequence includes the following:
- the LRRC10 gene encoding leucine-rich repeat-containing protein 10: MGNTIRAFVAFIPADRCQNYVARDLREMPLDRMVDLSGSQLRRFPAHVCSFQELVKLYLSDNRLNSLPPELGQLQNLQILALDFNNFKALPQVVCTLKQLCILYLGNNKLCDLPRELSLLQNLRTLWVEANYLTKLPEVVCELSLLKTLHAGSNALRLLPGQLQRLRELRTIWLSGNLLTDFPPVLLHMPFLEVIDVDRNSIRSFPSLAHLSSLKLVIYDHNPCRNAPKVAKGVRRVGRWAEETPEPDPRKARRYALAREESQEAQLPVLPPPLPPTSS, encoded by the coding sequence ATGGGGAACACCATCAGGGCCTTTGTGGCCTTCATCCCCGCTGACCGCTGCCAGAACTACGTGGCCAGAGACCTCCGGGAGATGCCACTGGACAGGATGGTGGACCTGAGTGGGAGCCAGCTACGCCGCTTCCCCGCCCACGTGTGCTCCTTCCAGGAGCTGGTCAAGCTCTACCTGAGCGACAACCGCCTCAACAGCCTGCCTCCAGAGCTGGGGCAGCTGCAGAACCTGCAGATTCTGGCCCTGGATTTCAACAACTTCAAGGCTCTGCCCCAGGTGGTGTGTACCTTGAAACAGCTCTGCATCCTCTACCTGGGCAACAACAAACTCTGTGATCTCCCCAGGGAGCTGAGCCTGCTCCAGAATCTCCGGACCCTGTGGGTCGAGGCCAATTATCTCACCAAGCTGCCGGAGGTGGTCTGTGAGCTGAGTCTCCTTAAGACGCTGCACGCTGGCTCCAACGCCCTGCGTCTGCTGCCAGGCCAGCTCCAGCGCCTCCGGGAGCTGAGGACCATCTGGCTCTCAGGTAACCTGCTGACAGACTTCCCCCCTGTGCTGCTTCACATGCCTTTCCTGGAGGTAATCGACGTGGACCGGAACAGCATCCGCTCCTTCCCCAGCCTGGCCCACCTGTCCAGCCTGAAGCTGGTCATTTATGACCACAATCCTTGCAGGAACGCACCCAAGGTGGCCAAAGGGGTTCGTCGAGTAGGAAGATGGGCAGAGGAGACCCCAGAGCCTGACCCTAGAAAAGCCAGACGCTACGCGTTGGCCAGGGAGGAAAGCCAGGAGGCGCAGCTACCTGTCCTGCCTCCTCCACTTCCTCCTACCAGCTCCTGA
- the CCT2 gene encoding T-complex protein 1 subunit beta → MASLSLAPVNIFKAGADEERAETARLSSFIGAIAIGDLVKSTLGPKGMDKILLSSGRDASLMVTNDGATILKNIGVDNPAAKVLVDMSRVQDDEVGDGTTSVTVLAAELLREAESLIAKKIHPQTIIAGWREATKAARQALLNSAVDHGSDEVKFRQDLMNIAGTTLSSKLLTHHKDHFTKLAVEAVLRLKGSGNLEAIHVIKKLGGSLADSYLDEGFLLDKKIGVNQPKRIENAKILIANTGMDTDKIKIFGSRVRVDSTAKVAEIEHAEKEKMKEKVERILKHGINCFINRQLIYNYPEQLFGAAGVMAIEHADFAGVERLALVTGGEIASTFDHPELVKLGSCKLIEEVMIGEDKLIHFSGVALGEACTIVLRGATQQILDEAERSLHDALCVLAQTVKDSRTVYGGGCSEMLMAHAVTQLASRTPGKEAVAMESYAKALRMLPTIIADNAGYDSADLVAQLRAAHSEGKTTAGLDMKEGTIGDMSILGITESFQVKRQVLLSAAEAAEVILRVDNIIKAAPRKRVPDHHPC, encoded by the exons TTCAAGGCTGGAGCTGATGAAGAGAGAGCAGAGACAGCTCGCCTG TCGTCTTTTATTGGTGCCATTGCTATTGGAGACTTGGTAAAGAGCACGTTGGGACCCAAGGGCATG gACAAAATTCTGTTAAGCAGTGGACGAGATGCATCTCTTATGGTAACCAATGATGGtgcaactattttaaaaaacattggtGTGGACAACCCAGCTGCTAAAGTTTTAGTTG ATATGTCAAGAGTTCAAGATGATGAAGTTGGTGATGGCACTACCTCTGTTACTGTTCTTGCAGCAGAATTGCTGAGG GAAGCAGAATCCTTAATTGCAAAAAAGATTCATCCACAGACCATTATTGCAGGTTGGAGAGAAGCCACAAAGGCAGCAAGACAGGCTCTATTGAATTCTGCAGTCGACCATGG ttctgATGAAGTTAAGTTCCGTCAAGATTTAATGAACATTGCAGGAACAACACTGTCCTCAAAACTTCTTACTCATCATAAAGACCACTTTACTAAGTTAGCCGTGGAAGCTGTTCTCAGACTAAAAGGCTCTGGTAACCTGGAGGCAATTCATGTCATCAAAAAGCTAGGAGGAAGTCTGGCAGATTCCTATTTAGATGAAG GCTTTCTGTTGGATAAAAAAATTGGTGTAAATCAACCAAAACGAATTGAAAATGCTAAAATTCTGATTGCAAATACTGGTATGGATACAGACAAAATTAAG ATATTTGGCTCCAGGGTGAGAGTTGATTCTACAGCAAAGGTTGCTGAAATAGAACacgcagaaaaagaaaaaatgaaggagaaagttGAACGTATTCTTAAGCATGGGATAAATTGCTTTATTAACAG gCAACTAATTTATAATTATCCTGAACAACTCTTTGGTGCTGCTGGTGTTATGGCTATTGAGCATGCAGATTTTGCAGGCGTGGAGCGCCTCGCTCTTGTCACAG GTGGTGAAATTGCCTCTACCTTTGACCATCCAGAGCTAGTGAAGCTTGGAAGTTGCAAACTTATTGAGGAAGTCATGATTGGAGAAGACAAACTCATTCACTTTTCCGGGGTAGCCCTTG gtgAGGCTTGCACCATTGTTCTGCGTGGTGCCACTCAACAAATTTTAGATGAAGCAGAAAGATCTTTGCATGATGCTCTTTGTGTTCTTGCCCAAACTGTGAAAGATTCTAGAACagtttatggtggag GCTGTTCTGAGATGCTGATGGCTCATGCCGTGACACAGCTTGCCAGTAGAACACCAGGCAAGGAAGCTGTCGCCATGGAGTCTTACGCTAAAGCCCTGAGAATG TTGCCGACTATCATAGCTGACAACGCGGGCTACGACAGTGcagacctggtggctcagctccGAGCGGCCCACAGTGAAGGCAAGACGACTGCCGGACTGG atatgaAGGAAGGTACCATTGGAGATATGTCGATACTGGGTATAACAGAAAGTTTCCAAGTGAAGCGGCAAGTTCTTTTAAGTGCAGCTGAAGCAGCAGAGGTGATTCTACGTGTGGACAACATCATCAAGGCAGCACCAAG GAAGCGTGTCCCTGATCACCATCCCTGTTGA